The proteins below come from a single Xyrauchen texanus isolate HMW12.3.18 chromosome 3, RBS_HiC_50CHRs, whole genome shotgun sequence genomic window:
- the LOC127625540 gene encoding serine/threonine-protein phosphatase PP1-gamma catalytic subunit A-like gives MADIDKLNIDSIIQRLLEVRGSKPGKNVQLQENEIRGLCLKSREIFLSQPILLELEAPLKVCGDIHGQYYDLLRLFEYGGYPPESNYLFLGDYVDRGKQSLETICLLLAYKIKYPENFFLLRGNHECASINRIYGFYDECRRRYNIKLWKTFTDCFNCLPIAAIVDEKIFCCHGGLSPDLQSMEQIRRIMRPTDVPDQGLLCDLLWSDPDKDVLGWGENDRGVSFTFGCEVVAKFLHKHDMDLICRAHQVVEDGYEFFAKRQLVTLFSAPNYCGEFDNAGAMMSVDETLMCSFQILKPAEKKKPNSSRPVTPPRNNVNKQPKK, from the exons tgagagggTCAAAGCCCGGGAAGAACGTTCAGCTGCAGGAAAACGAGATCCGTGGATTGTGTCTGAAATCCCGTGAGATCTTCCTCAGCCAGCCCATCCTACTGGAGCTAGAAGCACCTCTGAAGGTCTGCG GTGACATCCACGGTCAGTACTACGACCTCCTCAGACTCTTCGAGTATGGAGGATACCCACCGGAGAGCAACTACCTGTTTCTGGGGGATTATGTTGACCGGGGGAAACAGTCTCTGGAGACCATTTGCCTGCTGCTGGCATACAAAATCAAATACCCTGAGAACTTCTTCCTGTTGAGAGGGAACCACGAGTGTGCTTCCATCAATCGCATCTATGGCTTTTACGATGAGT GCAGGAGACGTTACAACATCAAGCTGTGGAAGACGTTCACGGACTGTTTCAACTGTCTGCCCATCGCTGCCATAGTGGATGAGAAGATCTTCTGTTGCCATGGAG GCTTGTCTCCAGACCTGCAGTCCATGGAGCAGATCAGAAGAATCATGAGACCCACAGATGTTCCTGATCAGGGTCTCCTGTGTGACCTGCTGTGGTCTGATCCAGACAAGGATGTTCTAGGCTGGGGAGAGAATGACCGAGGAGTGTCCTTCACATTTGGGTGTGAAGTAGTGGCCAAGTTCCTGCACAAACACGACATGGATCTCATCTGCCGGGCCCATCAG GTGGTGGAAGACGGTTACGAGTTCTTTGCTAAGAGACAGCTGGTGACCCTCTTTTCCGCCCCAAACTACTGCGGAGAGTTTGACAATGCTGGAGCCATGATGAGCGTAGACGAGACACTCATGTGCTCTTTTCAG ATTTTGAAACCAGCCGAGAAGAAGAAACCAAACTCAAGTCGTCCGGTGACTCCACCCAGGAACAATGTCAACAAACAGCCCAAGAAATGA